Proteins encoded by one window of Brevibacterium atlanticum:
- the ygfZ gene encoding CAF17-like 4Fe-4S cluster assembly/insertion protein YgfZ, with translation MTEHASPNSDPSDSPSPETPDTPADAVRRSSLARGLSSTAVLGAGDLAQTPIHYGASLREQRVLEEKDGLVDLAHLRVLRLSGPDRLTWLNSITSQKIDALAPGVSTETLVLDPNGRIEGWLKIVDDGEALWAISDLNTDDTLDFLRRMVFMMRVEIEDLSDDYQCFGAVTALPEKLPVTKLWSDPWPHIGTGSASYAEVDLGLEVAGTDHPGLETPFVIGIVRRTDLAGLSANDFAMAGFDAWEALRIAAWRPGRNEIDHKSLVGELDLLRTAVHLAKGCYRGQEAVARVHNLGQPPRRLVFVHLDGSGHIAPDPGTEVLAEVRGSERSVGTLTSVTVHWELGPIGLAVVKRNLSPEAPLSFEMSDGDRVVGAQETIVVPVREHEQQLPGRNRDVDARGRNR, from the coding sequence ATGACCGAACACGCGTCGCCGAATTCCGATCCATCCGATTCGCCGTCGCCGGAGACTCCCGACACCCCCGCCGATGCGGTGCGTCGTTCCTCGCTCGCCCGCGGGCTGAGCTCGACCGCGGTGCTCGGAGCGGGAGATCTGGCACAGACGCCGATCCACTACGGGGCATCGCTGCGTGAGCAGCGCGTCCTGGAAGAGAAGGACGGTCTGGTCGACCTCGCCCATCTGCGGGTGCTGCGCTTGAGCGGACCCGACCGTCTGACGTGGCTGAACTCGATCACCTCGCAGAAGATCGACGCTCTGGCCCCAGGTGTGTCCACCGAGACCCTCGTGCTCGACCCCAACGGCCGCATCGAGGGCTGGCTGAAGATCGTCGACGACGGTGAGGCCCTGTGGGCCATCAGCGACCTCAACACCGACGACACCCTCGACTTCCTCCGCAGGATGGTCTTCATGATGCGGGTCGAGATCGAGGACCTCAGCGACGACTACCAGTGCTTCGGAGCTGTCACCGCGCTGCCGGAGAAGCTGCCCGTGACGAAGCTGTGGTCCGACCCCTGGCCGCACATCGGCACCGGTTCCGCGTCCTACGCCGAGGTCGACCTCGGCCTCGAGGTCGCCGGCACCGACCATCCCGGACTCGAGACCCCGTTCGTCATCGGCATCGTCAGACGCACCGATCTCGCCGGGCTGTCCGCGAACGATTTCGCCATGGCAGGGTTCGACGCGTGGGAGGCGCTGCGGATCGCCGCCTGGCGACCGGGGCGCAATGAGATCGATCACAAGTCCCTCGTCGGTGAGCTCGACCTGCTGCGCACGGCCGTGCACCTGGCCAAGGGCTGCTATCGCGGCCAGGAGGCGGTGGCACGTGTCCACAACCTCGGTCAGCCGCCTCGGCGCTTGGTCTTCGTCCACCTCGACGGGTCCGGGCACATCGCCCCGGACCCCGGCACCGAGGTGCTCGCGGAGGTCCGCGGATCCGAACGGTCCGTGGGAACCCTGACTTCGGTGACCGTGCACTGGGAGCTCGGCCCGATCGGGCTCGCCGTGGTCAAACGCAACCTCTCGCCCGAGGCGCCGCTGAGCTTCGAGATGAGTGACGGCGACCGTGTCGTCGGTGCCCAGGAGACCATCGTGGTCCCCGTGCGCGAGCACGAACAGCAGCTGCCGGGGCGCAATCGCGACGTCGATGCACGCGGTCGCAACCGCTGA
- a CDS encoding FABP family protein, which produces MIELDASVHPELVPLSWLIGSWEGVGVVGYADTPEKQFGQRVDFVAHEGTPYLQYTAHAWLLTEGGELESTLTLETGIWQLVRQRDEGDVGPGMMVPTADQSFTSAAAVETLRTNDDAFELEAEIVHPHGVMELYAGTVKGPRIDLATDVVARTKTSKEYTASTRMYGLVGGELMWAWDMAAMGHELASHSSARLKKLS; this is translated from the coding sequence ATGATCGAACTTGACGCCTCGGTCCATCCGGAGCTCGTCCCCCTGTCCTGGCTGATCGGGTCGTGGGAAGGCGTCGGAGTCGTCGGCTACGCGGATACGCCTGAGAAGCAGTTCGGCCAACGCGTCGACTTCGTCGCCCACGAAGGCACCCCGTACCTGCAGTACACCGCGCATGCGTGGCTGCTGACCGAGGGCGGGGAACTCGAATCGACCCTGACTCTCGAGACCGGCATCTGGCAGCTGGTGCGTCAGCGCGATGAGGGCGACGTCGGCCCGGGCATGATGGTGCCCACCGCCGACCAGAGCTTCACCTCTGCCGCTGCCGTCGAGACGCTGCGCACCAACGACGACGCGTTCGAGCTCGAAGCCGAGATCGTTCACCCGCACGGAGTCATGGAACTCTACGCAGGCACCGTCAAGGGCCCGCGCATCGACCTCGCCACCGATGTCGTCGCCCGCACGAAGACCTCGAAGGAGTACACCGCCTCGACGCGGATGTACGGACTCGTCGGAGGCGAACTGATGTGGGCCTGGGATATGGCGGCCATGGGCCATGAACTCGCCTCCCACTCCTCCGCCAGATTGAAGAAGCTGTCCTGA
- a CDS encoding ammonia permease encodes MIRWIRVAVALVLVLALSTSVYWGYTLFLLATGLIVLGVAYGWPRLTDSPQPRATSIMLALFGVAGLFAAWNDDTAPYLDWLPVLAGLGLLWTFVQNLTRGIGASDAVANVSAQVSGLVIVLSASTWVAAITVPGDKEAIVVGLYALLIAQCMTALPWPAIYTSPLAIAMATAVAGILSVLVFEHAISWPTALVLGIVMGLLVAAVDRMLGLVAFAKFQAASLEASQNIELKKNVEKARSFAVQLALGAAPIALGGVVVYALERIAL; translated from the coding sequence GTGATCAGATGGATTCGAGTAGCCGTCGCCCTGGTGCTGGTGCTGGCCCTGAGTACCTCCGTGTACTGGGGTTACACGCTGTTCCTGCTGGCGACCGGGCTCATCGTCCTAGGCGTCGCCTACGGGTGGCCGCGCCTGACGGACTCCCCGCAGCCGCGGGCGACGTCGATCATGCTCGCCCTCTTCGGGGTGGCCGGTCTGTTCGCCGCCTGGAACGACGACACCGCGCCCTACCTCGACTGGCTGCCGGTGCTGGCGGGCCTGGGCCTGCTGTGGACGTTCGTGCAGAACCTCACTCGTGGAATCGGTGCCTCGGACGCGGTCGCCAACGTGTCCGCGCAGGTCTCCGGCCTCGTCATCGTCCTGTCCGCGAGCACCTGGGTCGCGGCGATCACGGTGCCCGGCGACAAGGAGGCCATCGTCGTCGGCCTCTACGCTCTGCTCATCGCCCAGTGCATGACCGCACTGCCGTGGCCGGCGATCTACACCTCACCCCTGGCCATCGCCATGGCGACTGCTGTCGCCGGGATCCTCTCCGTGCTCGTGTTCGAACATGCGATCTCATGGCCGACCGCGCTCGTCCTCGGCATCGTCATGGGTCTGCTCGTCGCCGCCGTCGACCGGATGCTCGGACTCGTCGCCTTCGCGAAGTTCCAGGCGGCCAGCCTCGAGGCCTCGCAGAACATCGAACTGAAGAAGAACGTGGAGAAGGCGCGCAGCTTCGCCGTCCAGCTCGCCCTGGGCGCCGCCCCGATCGCCCTCGGCGGTGTCGTCGTCTACGCTCTCGAACGCATCGCTCTCTGA
- a CDS encoding winged helix-turn-helix transcriptional regulator: MRILHICPTARLESPVAPESLQYLGHQVSRLGAEALTTADRESLDADVVIADACIDLSLAPRIAEVLTHRSVTAPVIVVLGEGGLATASAKWGVSDFILTTAGPAEVEARLRVARDRHRQAPSPGPYSGGARFGSSYLPGAPAGTATGRGPVRTARGPLDSGRGPVATSREAGTQGYFGEGVEGGPWNADGEPMIVVTGTLRIDETAFTADLGGRSLDLTYREFALLKFFAMHPERVFTRDEILLAVWGDDYFGGTRTVDVHVRRLRAKLGKDLENAIHTVRNVGYRFSADSVTDDEDEGEENDPADSAESGTADTGETTSTEDVKV; the protein is encoded by the coding sequence ATGCGGATCCTGCACATCTGCCCCACGGCTCGCCTCGAATCCCCCGTCGCCCCCGAATCGCTGCAGTACCTCGGCCACCAGGTCAGCCGCCTCGGCGCCGAGGCCCTGACCACCGCCGATCGCGAGTCCCTCGACGCCGACGTCGTCATCGCCGACGCCTGCATCGACTTGTCCCTGGCCCCGCGGATCGCCGAGGTGCTCACCCACCGCAGCGTCACCGCTCCCGTCATCGTCGTGCTCGGTGAGGGCGGACTGGCGACCGCCTCGGCGAAGTGGGGTGTCTCGGACTTCATCCTCACGACCGCCGGCCCCGCCGAGGTGGAGGCCCGGCTCCGCGTGGCCCGTGACCGTCACCGGCAGGCTCCGTCCCCCGGCCCCTACTCAGGTGGGGCGCGCTTCGGCAGCTCGTATCTTCCCGGTGCCCCCGCTGGCACCGCCACCGGCAGAGGACCGGTGCGCACCGCTCGCGGTCCCCTCGATTCCGGGCGCGGACCGGTCGCCACCTCTCGTGAGGCCGGTACGCAGGGGTACTTCGGCGAGGGCGTCGAGGGCGGTCCGTGGAATGCCGATGGTGAGCCGATGATCGTCGTCACCGGCACCCTGCGCATCGACGAGACCGCGTTCACCGCCGACCTCGGCGGCCGCAGCCTCGACCTGACCTACCGCGAATTCGCGCTGCTGAAGTTCTTCGCGATGCACCCCGAACGCGTCTTCACCCGCGACGAGATCCTCCTGGCCGTATGGGGCGACGACTACTTCGGCGGCACCCGCACCGTCGACGTGCATGTCCGACGCCTCCGTGCGAAACTCGGCAAAGACCTCGAGAACGCCATCCACACGGTGCGCAACGTCGGCTATCGGTTCAGCGCCGACAGCGTCACCGATGACGAGGATGAGGGCGAGGAGAACGACCCGGCCGACTCCGCGGAATCAGGCACGGCCGACACGGGAGAGACGACGAGCACGGAGGACGTGAAGGTATGA
- the mshD gene encoding mycothiol synthase, which yields MTASGAVTGTPIDTLTEAEQAFLDRVAAADGAAEISGGLIAIATGEDTSHEAQTTSSVWRVYADAELIGFGIRALQGERHAAEFLIAPEHRGTGLGEELLRTILDEQPEAWCWSHGDHPAAAHLAKKHGLGRDRVLYQMRTDAGLSLADLPETDAPDGVEIRSFAPGDEDGWLAVNNAAFDWHPEQGAQTRADIDAIVTAPDFDPKTVILAVRDGEVIGFHQTKITDTESQGRLGEVYVVGVDPHIHAKGVGKALTVEGLRRMVADGARAVELYVESDNAPALGLYERLGFHVAIAHVAYAPAGTTGEKE from the coding sequence ATGACGGCCAGCGGAGCGGTCACGGGCACGCCCATCGACACCCTCACCGAGGCGGAGCAGGCGTTCCTCGACCGCGTGGCCGCCGCCGACGGCGCAGCCGAGATCTCCGGCGGGCTCATCGCCATCGCCACCGGAGAGGACACCTCCCACGAGGCGCAGACCACCTCGAGCGTGTGGCGCGTGTACGCCGACGCCGAGCTCATCGGCTTCGGCATCCGCGCCCTGCAGGGAGAACGGCACGCTGCCGAATTCCTCATCGCTCCCGAACACCGCGGCACCGGCCTCGGCGAGGAGCTGCTGAGAACGATCCTCGACGAACAGCCCGAGGCCTGGTGCTGGTCCCACGGCGACCACCCGGCCGCCGCGCACCTCGCGAAGAAACACGGGCTCGGCCGTGATCGCGTGCTCTACCAGATGCGCACCGACGCAGGTCTGAGCCTGGCCGACCTGCCGGAGACCGACGCCCCCGACGGCGTGGAGATCCGCTCGTTCGCACCGGGAGACGAAGACGGCTGGCTGGCCGTGAACAATGCCGCCTTCGACTGGCACCCCGAACAGGGTGCGCAGACCCGAGCCGATATCGATGCCATCGTCACCGCCCCCGATTTCGACCCGAAGACGGTCATCCTCGCCGTCCGCGACGGCGAGGTCATCGGATTCCACCAGACGAAGATCACGGACACGGAATCGCAGGGCCGCCTCGGCGAGGTCTATGTCGTCGGGGTCGACCCGCACATCCACGCCAAAGGGGTGGGCAAAGCGCTCACGGTCGAAGGTCTGCGACGGATGGTCGCCGACGGCGCCCGGGCCGTCGAACTCTACGTCGAATCGGACAACGCTCCGGCGCTAGGCTTGTACGAGCGATTGGGCTTCCACGTCGCGATCGCGCACGTGGCCTACGCCCCCGCAGGCACGACAGGCGAGAAGGAGTAG
- a CDS encoding RNA degradosome polyphosphate kinase has translation MYDIAAAGQELGLPDPTDRFLDRELSWLAFNERVLDLASDPEIPLLERVRFLSIFATNLDEFFMVRVAGLKRRINTGLAVPSVTGRMPAQVMHDIGVRAYELMSRHAALLKDDIGPRLDAESITKVQVEDLTGDERARVDEFFFGHVFPVLTPLAVDPAHPFPYISGLSLNLGVLLRYPESGKELFARVKVPPRLPRFFNVAEATDRPAGRDVPARFVALEDIIAEHLGTLFEGMEVIHHSTFRVTRNEDLEVEEDDAENLLKALEKELLRRRFGPAVRMEITENIHPRVLEMLKDELGIHESEIYHLPTPLDLSGMSDIADVPRDDLHYPKMVPQMNKDLSLRESSDQVDVFSAVSSRDILLHHPYDSFSTSVQAFLEQAAADKNVLAIKQTLYRTSGDSPIIDALVDAAQAGIQVLAVVEIKARFDEEANITWARKLERAGVHVVYGIVGLKTHAKLSLVVRQEAEGLARYCHVGTGNYHPKTARGYEDFGLLTRDTAVADDLTKLFNQLSGYAPRSEYSRLLVAPTQVRTGLVELIESEIAIAEAGGAGQVRIKVNSIVDEAIIDALYRASRAGVSVEVFVRGICALRPGIEGLSENITVRSVLGRFLEHSRAFVFGNGGDPIVYIGSADMMHRNLDRRVETLVQIVQDNHREEIIDLFDLAFADTTSAFELAGDGKWTRRTHDADGNVLIDYQTELIRRHRKRRRIGDEA, from the coding sequence TTGTACGACATCGCAGCAGCCGGCCAGGAGCTGGGTCTGCCCGACCCGACCGACCGCTTCCTCGATCGCGAACTCAGCTGGCTCGCGTTCAACGAACGCGTCCTCGACCTCGCCTCCGACCCGGAGATCCCACTGCTCGAGCGGGTCCGCTTCCTCTCGATCTTCGCGACCAACCTCGACGAATTCTTCATGGTCCGCGTCGCCGGTCTCAAACGTCGCATCAACACCGGCCTGGCCGTGCCGAGTGTGACCGGTCGGATGCCCGCGCAGGTCATGCATGACATCGGCGTGCGCGCCTACGAACTGATGAGCCGGCACGCGGCCCTGCTCAAGGACGACATCGGCCCCCGCCTCGACGCAGAGTCGATCACGAAGGTCCAGGTCGAGGACCTCACCGGGGACGAACGCGCCCGCGTCGACGAATTCTTCTTCGGTCACGTCTTCCCCGTCCTCACGCCCCTGGCCGTCGATCCCGCCCACCCGTTCCCCTACATCTCGGGGCTCTCGCTCAACCTCGGCGTGCTCCTGCGCTATCCGGAATCCGGCAAGGAGCTCTTCGCCCGGGTCAAGGTGCCCCCGCGCCTGCCCCGGTTCTTCAACGTCGCCGAGGCGACCGACCGACCCGCCGGACGCGACGTCCCAGCCCGCTTCGTCGCCCTCGAGGACATCATCGCCGAACATCTCGGCACGCTCTTCGAAGGCATGGAGGTCATCCACCACTCGACCTTCCGCGTCACTCGCAACGAAGATCTCGAGGTCGAAGAGGACGACGCGGAGAATCTGCTCAAAGCCCTGGAGAAGGAGCTGCTGCGCCGCCGCTTCGGACCGGCCGTGCGGATGGAGATCACGGAGAACATCCACCCGCGGGTCCTCGAGATGCTCAAGGACGAACTGGGCATCCACGAATCCGAGATCTACCACCTGCCGACGCCGCTCGACCTCTCGGGCATGTCCGACATCGCCGACGTCCCGCGCGATGATCTGCACTATCCGAAGATGGTCCCGCAGATGAACAAGGACCTCTCGCTGCGCGAATCCAGCGATCAGGTCGACGTGTTCTCGGCCGTGTCGAGCCGCGACATCCTGCTCCATCACCCGTACGACTCGTTCTCCACGAGCGTGCAGGCATTCCTCGAACAGGCCGCCGCGGACAAGAACGTGCTCGCGATCAAGCAGACGCTCTACCGCACATCCGGCGATTCGCCGATCATCGATGCCCTCGTCGATGCCGCACAGGCCGGCATCCAGGTCCTGGCCGTCGTCGAGATCAAGGCCCGCTTCGACGAGGAGGCCAACATCACGTGGGCGCGCAAGCTCGAACGCGCCGGCGTCCACGTCGTCTACGGCATCGTCGGGCTCAAGACGCATGCGAAGCTCTCCCTCGTCGTCCGCCAAGAGGCCGAGGGACTGGCCCGCTACTGCCACGTCGGGACCGGCAACTACCACCCGAAGACCGCACGCGGCTATGAGGACTTCGGCCTGCTGACCAGGGACACAGCCGTCGCCGATGATCTGACGAAGCTGTTCAACCAGCTCTCCGGCTACGCACCGCGCTCGGAGTACTCACGCCTCCTCGTCGCTCCCACCCAGGTGCGCACCGGGCTCGTCGAACTCATCGAATCCGAGATCGCCATCGCCGAGGCAGGCGGTGCCGGGCAGGTGCGGATCAAGGTCAACTCCATCGTCGACGAGGCCATCATCGATGCCCTCTACCGGGCCTCGAGGGCCGGGGTGAGCGTCGAGGTGTTCGTCCGCGGCATCTGCGCACTGCGACCGGGAATCGAAGGACTGAGCGAGAACATCACCGTCCGCTCGGTGCTCGGTCGGTTCCTCGAACATTCCCGTGCCTTCGTCTTCGGCAACGGCGGGGACCCGATCGTCTACATCGGTTCGGCGGACATGATGCACCGCAACCTCGACCGGCGGGTCGAGACCCTCGTGCAGATCGTCCAGGACAACCACCGGGAGGAGATCATCGACCTGTTCGATCTCGCCTTCGCGGACACCACCTCGGCGTTCGAGCTCGCCGGTGACGGAAAGTGGACCCGACGCACCCACGATGCCGACGGCAACGTCCTCATCGACTATCAGACGGAGCTCATCCGCCGGCACCGCAAGCGTCGGCGGATCGGTGACGAAGCGTGA
- a CDS encoding NUDIX hydrolase — MSGPSPVDTAQASSRVDADVLAAGAVCWRHGADGLEVVLIHRPKYNDWSWPKGKVEPGETLPEAAVREVKEETGFDIHLGIPLPTAEYMVGGKKLKKVFYWSAQVKGDLPFAPMNEREVDRAQWLPIEKARTKLTSYADRDQLDALEKYDSTDALSAWPLILVRHGKAFPRSKWYETEHVRPLLKLGTRQAMALTGLLGAWETKKLISSPWKRCMATLAPLSAATGRSIKKVTTLSEKATAANPKKTARWVEKILEKGKPVIFCTHRPVLPTIFEVYRSHAPQRVVEKLPKEDPYLKPGEVLIAYVRPGPVPRIVEIERVRPIDG, encoded by the coding sequence GTGAGTGGTCCCTCTCCGGTCGATACCGCGCAGGCGTCGTCTCGCGTCGACGCCGATGTGCTGGCAGCCGGAGCCGTATGCTGGAGGCACGGGGCCGACGGCCTCGAGGTCGTCCTCATCCACCGTCCGAAGTACAACGACTGGTCCTGGCCCAAGGGCAAGGTCGAACCCGGTGAGACCCTGCCTGAGGCGGCCGTGCGCGAGGTCAAGGAAGAGACGGGATTCGACATCCACCTGGGCATCCCCTTGCCCACTGCCGAATACATGGTCGGAGGGAAGAAGCTCAAAAAGGTCTTCTACTGGTCCGCCCAGGTCAAGGGCGATCTCCCCTTCGCCCCGATGAACGAACGCGAGGTCGACCGGGCACAGTGGCTGCCGATCGAGAAGGCGCGGACGAAGCTGACCTCCTATGCCGATCGAGATCAGCTCGATGCCCTGGAGAAGTACGATTCGACGGACGCGCTGTCGGCGTGGCCGCTCATCCTCGTCCGCCACGGCAAGGCGTTCCCGCGGTCGAAGTGGTACGAGACCGAGCATGTCCGCCCTCTCCTCAAGCTCGGCACGCGGCAGGCGATGGCGTTGACCGGACTGCTCGGTGCGTGGGAGACGAAGAAACTCATCTCCAGCCCGTGGAAGCGGTGCATGGCGACCCTGGCTCCGTTGTCGGCGGCGACGGGAAGGTCGATCAAGAAGGTGACGACGCTGTCCGAGAAGGCCACGGCGGCGAACCCGAAGAAGACCGCGCGGTGGGTCGAGAAGATCCTCGAGAAGGGCAAGCCCGTCATCTTCTGCACGCACCGTCCGGTGCTGCCGACGATCTTCGAGGTCTACCGCTCGCACGCCCCGCAACGGGTCGTCGAAAAGCTGCCGAAGGAGGACCCGTACCTCAAACCCGGCGAGGTCCTCATCGCCTACGTGCGTCCGGGTCCGGTGCCGCGCATCGTCGAGATCGAACGCGTCCGCCCGATCGACGGCTGA
- the pstS gene encoding phosphate ABC transporter substrate-binding protein PstS: MKMKHLAPSAAILAVGALTLSACGGASATGEEASGGDSDLQGTLTGIGASSQKAAMDAWTADFTSQNSGVTVNYSPDGSGAGREQFLAGNAQFAGSDAHLDDDEVKAGKEACGADGAYEFPVYISPIAVTFNVEGVDELNLSPETIAKIFKGDITKWNDEAIKKDNPDADLPDTKITAVHRADDSGTTENFAEYLKATAEKDWDAEVDGNFPKEYGGEAAQGTDGVIQTVSDTDGAIGYADASAVGELGTAKVKVGDEFVELSPEAATKVVDSSEKVEGRSEGDLAFDLARDTTESGAYPIVLVSYHLVCSSYKDQETVDMVKAWEKFVVSEEGQKSAADSAGSAPLSDDLRSQIEKVIDSIKVAE, translated from the coding sequence GTGAAGATGAAGCATCTCGCCCCCTCCGCAGCGATTCTCGCGGTCGGCGCTCTCACTCTCTCAGCCTGCGGCGGAGCCTCGGCGACCGGAGAGGAAGCCAGCGGCGGCGACAGTGACCTGCAGGGCACCCTCACCGGCATCGGCGCCTCCTCGCAGAAGGCGGCCATGGATGCTTGGACCGCCGACTTCACCTCACAGAACTCCGGCGTGACCGTCAACTACTCCCCCGACGGTTCGGGTGCCGGTCGTGAGCAGTTCCTCGCGGGCAACGCCCAGTTCGCCGGATCCGACGCGCACCTCGATGACGACGAAGTGAAGGCCGGCAAGGAAGCCTGCGGTGCCGACGGAGCCTACGAGTTCCCGGTCTACATCTCCCCGATCGCCGTGACGTTCAACGTCGAAGGCGTCGACGAGCTCAACCTGTCCCCCGAGACCATCGCGAAGATCTTCAAGGGCGACATCACGAAGTGGAATGACGAGGCGATCAAGAAGGACAACCCGGACGCCGATCTGCCCGACACGAAGATCACCGCCGTCCACCGCGCCGACGACTCGGGAACCACCGAGAACTTCGCCGAGTACCTCAAGGCCACCGCCGAGAAGGACTGGGACGCCGAGGTCGACGGAAACTTCCCGAAGGAGTACGGCGGCGAAGCCGCTCAGGGCACCGACGGCGTCATCCAGACCGTCTCGGACACCGACGGAGCCATCGGCTACGCGGATGCCTCGGCCGTCGGTGAGCTGGGGACCGCCAAGGTCAAGGTCGGCGACGAGTTCGTCGAGCTCTCCCCCGAGGCCGCGACCAAGGTCGTCGACTCCTCGGAGAAGGTCGAGGGACGCAGCGAAGGCGACCTCGCCTTCGACCTGGCCCGCGACACCACCGAGTCCGGCGCCTACCCGATCGTGCTCGTCTCCTACCACCTCGTCTGCTCCTCCTACAAGGATCAGGAGACCGTGGACATGGTCAAGGCCTGGGAGAAGTTCGTCGTCTCGGAAGAAGGACAGAAGTCGGCCGCCGATTCGGCCGGTTCCGCTCCGCTCTCGGACGACCTCCGCTCGCAGATCGAGAAGGTCATCGACTCGATCAAGGTCGCAGAGTGA